In Bacillus sp. NP247, one DNA window encodes the following:
- a CDS encoding helix-turn-helix transcriptional regulator, with translation MTMCKSEMKKSVITEEDVDMLKIMAHPVRLQIINELIQYKKCNVTQLTELLKIPQSTVSQHLSKMRGKVLKAERKGLEMYYYITNLKASQIVGILGL, from the coding sequence ATGACAATGTGTAAAAGTGAAATGAAAAAGAGTGTAATAACTGAAGAGGATGTAGACATGTTAAAAATTATGGCACATCCAGTCCGATTGCAAATTATAAACGAGTTAATTCAGTATAAAAAATGTAATGTTACACAATTGACGGAGCTTTTAAAAATCCCACAATCCACTGTTTCTCAACATTTATCGAAAATGAGAGGTAAGGTGCTAAAGGCTGAAAGAAAAGGCTTGGAGATGTACTATTATATTACTAATCTAAAGGCGAGTCAGATTGTTGGAATTTTAGGTTTGTAA
- a CDS encoding metallophosphoesterase: MSKKTKRIILFIGTLVGISIFLYLQNNLISITEVKITSSKIPSSFKGYKILQISDLHNKKFGDNQDVLIQKVKSINPDIIAITGDLIDSKSYDAEISMQVIRELAKEYTVYFVTGNHEKWSGKYNSLEKELKKHHVTVLRNEHVSIQKDGQEINLLGIDDPEFTSGNCDEEHIVKSGIRQAKDGMNSDGFKVLLSHRPEFLEVYADEKVDLVLSGHAHGGQVRLPFIGGLVAPNQGILPKYTAGLYEKQNTSMIVSRGLGNSIIPQRIFNRPEIVVVQLN; encoded by the coding sequence ATGAGCAAGAAGACTAAAAGAATCATATTATTTATTGGTACATTAGTAGGCATTAGTATCTTTTTATATTTACAGAATAATTTAATTAGTATAACTGAGGTTAAAATAACCTCTAGTAAAATTCCCTCCTCTTTTAAAGGGTATAAAATTCTACAAATTTCAGATTTACATAATAAAAAATTTGGTGATAATCAAGACGTTTTAATTCAAAAAGTAAAAAGCATAAATCCAGATATTATTGCTATTACGGGTGATTTAATAGACAGTAAATCGTACGATGCAGAAATTAGCATGCAAGTAATACGAGAACTTGCAAAGGAATATACGGTATATTTTGTGACAGGAAATCATGAAAAATGGTCAGGAAAATATAACAGTTTAGAAAAAGAATTAAAGAAACACCATGTTACCGTTTTAAGAAATGAGCATGTAAGCATTCAAAAAGATGGGCAAGAAATAAATTTGCTAGGTATTGATGATCCAGAATTTACTAGTGGAAATTGTGATGAAGAACATATTGTTAAAAGTGGGATTAGGCAAGCTAAAGATGGAATGAATTCAGACGGTTTTAAGGTATTACTATCTCATAGGCCTGAATTTTTAGAGGTGTATGCTGACGAGAAAGTAGATTTAGTTTTATCGGGTCATGCACATGGGGGACAAGTTCGGTTACCTTTTATCGGGGGATTAGTTGCTCCTAATCAAGGAATACTGCCTAAATATACAGCGGGTTTATATGAAAAACAAAATACGTCTATGATAGTTAGTAGAGGATTAGGCAATAGTATCATTCCGCAAAGAATTTTTAATAGACCTGAGATTGTAGTCGTGCAGTTAAATTAA
- a CDS encoding lytic polysaccharide monooxygenase yields the protein MNLKLTSKLERLRKSKKGIGACVLAAGVTAITMIPQNAYAHGFVEKPGSRAALCSQNYGALNLNCGNIMYEPQSLEAPKGFPEGGPIDGKIASAGGLFGGSLDQQTSNRWFKNIINGGENTFTWKYTAAHLTSKWHYYITKKGWDPNKPLTRSELEPIGTVNHDGSAASNNLTHTINVPTDRNGYHVILAVWDVADTSNAFYNVIDVNLVNNEIPDTVEPSQPTGLNASKISSHSIELTWKASTDNVGVKEYQVLRNGKVVDTVPGTSFTDKKLTADTEYTYTIKALDAAGNISKESEKLKIKTSNEIPDVEAPTQPKGLHSMGTTATTVDLMWSPSEDNVGVDHYVVYRENAGVMNKIGTTDNTSFMDKNLKANTSYKYVITAVDLAGNESSRSNVLAVTTKLEDSTYEKWDARKAYNKGDRVVHEGKVYEAVQSYQGNGDPNWIFALSLWKPVLNK from the coding sequence ATGAACTTGAAATTAACATCTAAATTAGAAAGATTAAGAAAAAGTAAAAAAGGAATTGGTGCTTGTGTTTTAGCTGCAGGAGTGACGGCAATTACAATGATTCCTCAGAATGCATATGCACATGGGTTTGTTGAAAAACCAGGTAGCCGTGCTGCTTTATGTAGTCAGAATTATGGAGCGTTAAATTTAAATTGCGGAAATATAATGTACGAACCCCAAAGCTTAGAGGCTCCGAAAGGATTTCCTGAAGGTGGACCAATTGATGGGAAGATTGCATCAGCTGGAGGACTGTTTGGGGGCAGTTTGGACCAACAGACATCAAATCGTTGGTTCAAAAACATAATTAATGGTGGAGAAAATACATTTACATGGAAATATACAGCGGCACATCTTACAAGTAAATGGCATTATTACATTACTAAAAAGGGTTGGGATCCCAATAAACCATTAACACGCTCAGAATTAGAGCCTATTGGAACTGTAAATCATGATGGTTCAGCAGCATCAAATAATTTAACACATACAATAAATGTACCAACAGATCGTAATGGTTATCATGTTATTTTAGCTGTATGGGATGTAGCAGATACATCAAATGCGTTTTATAACGTAATTGACGTGAATTTGGTAAATAATGAAATTCCCGATACAGTTGAACCAAGTCAACCAACTGGATTAAACGCATCTAAAATTTCTTCTCATAGTATCGAACTAACATGGAAGGCCTCTACTGATAATGTAGGAGTAAAGGAATATCAGGTGTTGCGTAATGGAAAAGTAGTTGATACAGTACCAGGTACATCTTTTACTGATAAAAAACTAACAGCAGATACGGAATACACGTATACAATAAAGGCATTAGACGCTGCTGGAAACATATCAAAAGAAAGTGAAAAACTAAAGATTAAGACATCAAATGAAATTCCAGATGTAGAGGCTCCGACTCAACCTAAAGGATTACATAGTATGGGTACAACGGCAACAACTGTTGATTTGATGTGGAGTCCGTCTGAAGATAATGTAGGTGTTGACCATTATGTTGTATATAGAGAAAACGCTGGGGTTATGAATAAAATTGGGACAACGGATAATACATCCTTTATGGATAAAAATTTAAAGGCAAATACATCGTATAAATATGTAATTACGGCGGTTGATTTAGCTGGAAATGAATCTAGTAGAAGTAATGTTTTAGCTGTAACAACAAAGCTAGAGGACTCTACTTATGAAAAATGGGATGCAAGAAAAGCATACAATAAAGGTGATAGAGTAGTGCATGAGGGAAAAGTGTATGAAGCGGTTCAAAGTTATCAAGGGAACGGCGATCCAAATTGGATTTTTGCACTATCGCTTTGGAAGCCAGTTTTAAATAAATGA
- a CDS encoding alpha/beta fold hydrolase has product MFKQYVNNEQFNLQINRFFNDFYQDDERVNQDLQAIIPRLTDTDGWHNTWIEYAAMRERHKDFDLASVYYQAAEFYMESSDPKKEKVYQKYRETFYKGFHDFEYETYQIPYEDSYLPAIKIMKPGAYNTLLFFGGYDSYMEEMMKMMNYLQGINYNIIVFDGPGQGTALKTGLKFIHNWEKPVSTVIDYFKLDRVSILGASWGGYLAMRAAAFEKRINKVIAFNIFYSGLDALKMRMPDNIWNKLTTLLATNEADKINTMFKQMMATSIDLNWKIKKGMENTGEKTPFNLLKNFEKHTMAGIGQFINQEVLLLAGEDDQYVPISRLSQIEMELCNAASITSVVFTKETGGEQHCQAGHRHLAFDEIKRFLRHKLY; this is encoded by the coding sequence ATGTTTAAACAGTATGTAAACAACGAACAGTTCAATTTGCAAATTAACCGTTTTTTCAATGATTTCTATCAAGATGATGAGCGGGTAAATCAGGATTTGCAAGCCATCATCCCAAGACTTACGGACACGGACGGCTGGCATAACACTTGGATAGAATATGCAGCGATGCGGGAGCGCCATAAAGACTTCGATCTGGCTTCGGTTTATTATCAAGCTGCCGAGTTTTATATGGAATCATCCGATCCAAAAAAAGAAAAAGTGTACCAAAAATACCGTGAAACTTTTTATAAGGGCTTTCATGACTTTGAGTATGAAACCTATCAAATTCCGTATGAAGATTCCTATCTTCCTGCGATCAAAATCATGAAACCAGGCGCATATAACACACTACTTTTCTTTGGAGGCTACGATTCCTACATGGAGGAAATGATGAAAATGATGAACTACCTCCAAGGAATCAATTATAATATTATAGTGTTTGATGGGCCTGGACAAGGAACAGCACTGAAAACTGGCTTGAAATTCATCCACAACTGGGAGAAGCCCGTTTCCACAGTCATTGACTATTTCAAACTTGACCGTGTTAGTATTCTCGGAGCTTCTTGGGGCGGCTACTTGGCAATGCGTGCCGCCGCTTTTGAAAAACGAATCAACAAAGTCATCGCCTTTAATATTTTTTATAGTGGCCTTGATGCACTTAAAATGCGTATGCCGGATAATATTTGGAATAAATTGACCACACTTCTGGCTACTAATGAAGCTGACAAAATTAATACCATGTTTAAACAAATGATGGCCACCAGCATCGACCTGAACTGGAAAATTAAAAAGGGTATGGAAAATACAGGTGAAAAGACGCCATTCAACTTACTTAAAAACTTTGAAAAGCATACGATGGCAGGAATCGGTCAGTTCATAAATCAAGAAGTATTGCTCCTGGCTGGTGAAGATGATCAGTACGTTCCAATTAGCCGATTATCGCAAATCGAAATGGAGCTATGTAATGCAGCCTCCATCACTTCTGTAGTTTTCACTAAGGAAACTGGCGGTGAGCAACATTGTCAGGCCGGTCATCGTCACTTAGCTTTTGATGAAATTAAAAGATTTTTGCGACATAAATTATATTGA
- a CDS encoding TetR/AcrR family transcriptional regulator, with the protein MGEDVRVYKTKKNISNTLITLLNEKEFGRITTKDICIHALVSKSTFYSHFADKYDLLEKLVQNNVCWFKEEIELRFASIENGNVAQVINMITDKVSARKKEVATLLHVHVPSADLRLELESILYNACYSYLKEQQVEVSVPIDFIAQLYTANAMVSINWSLSNDKNPDVVKLIDNMQRFVFDLILSGGERM; encoded by the coding sequence ATGGGAGAGGATGTTCGCGTTTATAAAACGAAGAAAAATATTTCTAATACACTTATTACCCTCTTGAACGAAAAAGAGTTTGGGCGAATTACAACGAAAGATATTTGCATACATGCTTTGGTGAGTAAGTCCACATTTTACAGCCATTTTGCAGATAAATATGATCTTTTGGAAAAATTAGTGCAAAATAATGTCTGCTGGTTCAAGGAAGAAATTGAATTACGTTTCGCATCGATAGAGAATGGAAATGTGGCTCAAGTTATCAATATGATAACCGATAAGGTCTCAGCGCGAAAAAAAGAGGTTGCTACTTTACTCCATGTACATGTTCCCTCAGCGGATTTACGTTTAGAGTTAGAATCTATTTTATATAATGCCTGTTATTCCTATTTGAAAGAGCAGCAAGTGGAAGTAAGTGTGCCGATTGACTTTATAGCTCAGTTGTATACAGCAAACGCAATGGTGTCAATTAATTGGTCGCTGAGCAACGATAAAAATCCAGATGTGGTTAAACTAATCGATAATATGCAGAGATTTGTTTTTGATCTGATTTTGTCAGGTGGCGAGAGAATGTAA
- a CDS encoding methyltransferase, with amino-acid sequence MKKKRKVIMTTALAATLATGALPTTSVFAAEKEAQMNIQPFAQNNLETAVNAALNGPEVKKIKVFEHEFNVKEIEVVNLGAGKKYVKGQISHHLSFRPDDQFYYEFTVQDGKVIDKPVFNIDRGGWTPFAAPLLSILAAYNGIPVNPNDLNALGQQIGKVIDGSWEHAAQSIATVVSLSFNE; translated from the coding sequence ATGAAGAAGAAAAGAAAAGTCATTATGACGACTGCACTTGCAGCTACATTAGCTACAGGTGCACTACCTACTACATCGGTGTTTGCTGCTGAAAAAGAGGCTCAAATGAATATTCAACCATTTGCACAAAATAATTTGGAAACAGCGGTTAACGCTGCCTTAAATGGTCCAGAAGTCAAAAAAATAAAAGTATTTGAGCATGAGTTTAATGTAAAAGAAATAGAAGTAGTAAATCTAGGTGCAGGGAAAAAATATGTTAAAGGACAAATTTCTCATCATTTAAGTTTTCGTCCAGATGATCAATTTTATTATGAGTTTACAGTGCAAGATGGAAAGGTAATAGATAAGCCTGTATTTAATATTGATAGAGGTGGTTGGACACCATTTGCTGCTCCACTTTTATCAATTCTTGCTGCGTATAATGGGATTCCAGTTAATCCAAATGATTTAAATGCACTTGGTCAACAGATTGGAAAAGTGATAGATGGAAGCTGGGAACATGCAGCCCAATCTATCGCAACTGTAGTTAGTTTAAGTTTTAATGAGTAG